From the Sphingobacteruim zhuxiongii genome, the window TGGAGGTATTCGGGTTACCCAGGTGGTCTCGGTAACTTTAGAGATTTCTCCAAGCAACTGGACTGCAGAAATTCCACCGCCGACAATAATAACATGCTTACCAATAAACTCTGATGCATTTTTATATTCTCCGGTGTGCAATTGCCTTCCTTTAAACTTCTCCCAACCCGGATATTTGGGACAGTTAGGTGTTTTCCAGGTTCCGGTCGCATTGATTATTCCTCTAGCATTAAATTGAACCCCGTTTGTTCGTATCAAAAACCGTCCATTACGATCAATTACTTCTGTAACCTCAATGGGCCGAATTACAGGAAGTTCAAAAGTCTTCTCATATAAAGCATAGTATTTGGGGATGGCAATATTTGCCTGCAATTCCTTATCATTTGTATTGACCGCTTCTGCAAATCCCAATCCTGGGAGATCATTTATACCGTTCACATTGCTAAGTGTTAATGAATCCCATCTATGCTGCCAAGCACCCCCTGGACCAAACTCGTCATCTAATACAACAAACCCTTTGCCTGGCTTAATTCCTTCTCGCTTTAAATGATAAGCCGCAGATAAACCGGCCTGCCCGGCACCAATAACAACAATATCAACTTTATAAAATAACTCCGGAACGACAGCACTTGATTTAGGTATCTCCTGTTTTGAACGAAGGTTCTCTGTAGCCATAAAAGGTGAATTATACGATTAATCTCTTAAAATACGAACAACGACAAAATACGAAATCATTAATTCAAGACCTAATTCCCAGATCTTTCAATTTTAAAATGACTTTCGGCAAACTTATTAACGACTTGATCTTTGAGCATCGACGAAAAAGAAAAAGCCCCTGAATTAGAAACTCAGGGACTTCATTAAATTGAGGATTTTATTAACTTATATTAGTTTCCTAGTTTGAAATTAACGCCAATTGCTGTAGTTAAGATCCCTTCGTAGTTACGACCACCAATTTCTCTATCGAATCCATCACCTAAAAGGTTTCCACGAATATCAATATTGAAATCTAACTTGTCATTCATACGGATCGTTTGCAAGAATCCTAAATGCGGAGAGAATCTAGTTACACTCGGTTCTTTGAAAGAAGAAGCAACTCCAACTCCTGCGTAAGGAATCATCGTATAAATACGATTCGCGTCAAAACCTGAAATATCATTTGACCAGTTGAACATCACATCAGCACGTAGGTTGAAGTAAGTAAAACGTTGCTCTCTAAGGCTTTGAGATGCATCATACATCTTACCATTAGAAAGACTTTCTGTTTGTGTTAGTCCTTTCATACCGCCACCAGAAAGCGCAATTCTTCCTCCAAACGCCTCGTTAAACCACTTTCCGCCATAAATCTCAGCAGCAGGGCCTATGCGTTTTCCAAAATCATATTGCTTATCGTGATCTCCAAAGAAGACATTCCCACCTACGTTCGCTCCGAAAAACCATGAGGTATTCGAACCTCCAAATTGGAAGCGTGATTTAGGCAACTTGTCTCCAAATGGATTCTTAGCTGATGCTGTAGAAATCAATCCAAAGATGGAAAGAAGACAAAGTAAAAAAGTATTTTTCATCGGTAGTAAATTAATATTGATTTGATATATT encodes:
- a CDS encoding NAD(P)-binding domain-containing protein, with the translated sequence MATENLRSKQEIPKSSAVVPELFYKVDIVVIGAGQAGLSAAYHLKREGIKPGKGFVVLDDEFGPGGAWQHRWDSLTLSNVNGINDLPGLGFAEAVNTNDKELQANIAIPKYYALYEKTFELPVIRPIEVTEVIDRNGRFLIRTNGVQFNARGIINATGTWKTPNCPKYPGWEKFKGRQLHTGEYKNASEFIGKHVIIVGGGISAVQLLGEISKVTETTWVTRIPPDFRHYEFSPEHGREAVAMVEDRVREGLPPKSVVSVTGLPITPAIEDMLNNGTLDRKPMFQEITENGVRWEDGTEMDADVIFWNTGFRHSLDHLAGLHLMNDKGGIVMTGELVTQVAADPRIHLTGYGPSSSTIGANRAGRAAAKELINYLKLK